From the Chitinolyticbacter meiyuanensis genome, one window contains:
- the rpoC gene encoding DNA-directed RNA polymerase subunit beta' yields the protein MKGLLELFKQVTQDEEFDAIKIGLASPEKIRSWSFGEVKKPETINYRTFKPERDGLFCARIFGPIKDYECLCGKYKRLKHRGVICEKCGVEVTLSKVRRERMAHIELASPVAHIWFLKSLPSRLGMVLDIPLRDIERVLYFEAFIVVEPGMTPLNRGQLLTEDDYFNKVEEYGDEFVAMMGAEAVRELLKALDADREIATLRQELESTGSDTKIKKIAKRLKVLEAFQKSGIKPEWMIMDVLPVLPPELRPLVPLDGGRFATSDLNDLYRRVINRNNRLKRLLELRAPDIIVRNEKRMLQESVDSLLDNGRRGKAMTGANKRPLKSLADMIKGKGGRFRQNLLGKRVDYSGRSVITVGPYLRLHQCGLPKLMALELFKPFIFHKLEVLGLATTIKAAKKMVESQEAVVWDILEDVIREHPVLLNRAPTLHRLGIQAFEPVLIEGKAIQLHPLVCAAFNADFDGDQMAVHVPLSLEAQMEARTLMLASNNVLSPANGEPIIVPSQDIVLGLYYMSREAVNGKGEGMKLADVQEVHRAYANKAVTLQTRVSVRLKDWYKDDNGDWQYKLVRRDTTVGRAILSEILPKGLDFSHIDKSLKKKEIGKLINASFRRCGLKDTVVFADQLMYTGFSYSTRGGISICVDDMLVPKEKVELLAAANAEVKEIEQQYTAGLVTQGERYNKVVDIWGRAGDQIAKAMMAHLGKEKVVNAEGKEVDQESFNSIYMMADSGARGSAAQIRQLAGMRGLMAKPDGSIIETPITTNFREGLTVLQYFNSTHGARKGLADTALKTANSGYLTRRLVDVTQDLVVIEDDCGTKYGVTMKAVVQGGDVIEALRDRILGRVTAVDLIDPASQETVIEAGSLLTEELVDQIDAVGIDEVKVRTPLTCETRYGLCAKCYGRDLGRGHLVNSGEAVGVIAAQSIGEPGTQLTMRTFHIGGAASRAAAASQVEAKSNGKVAYSDKMRYVTNAKGEPVVIARSAEVLVLDEQGRERERHKVPYGATLLVKDGDAIKAGTVLGTWDPHARPIITEYAGQVKFENVEEGFTVVKQVDDVTGLSTLVVINVKTKAGAKGVRPLVKLLDEKGAEVKLAGTETPVTIGFQPGAIITVKDGQQVNPGEVLARIPQESAKTRDITGGLPRVAELFEARSPKDAGMLADITGTISFGKETKGKQRLVITDPDGTPHEYLIPKEKHVMVHEGQVVNRGEMIVDGAIDPHDILRLQGIEELARYVVQEVQEVYRLQGVKINDKHIEVIVRQMLRRVVITDAGGSDFIQGEQVERAEVMIANDKLAADGKELAKFDNVLLGITKASLSTDSFISAASFQETTRVLTEAAIMGKVDDLRGLKENVIVGRLIPAGTGLAYHRSRKQAAPTLEFATESVSDEAAVASSEEAL from the coding sequence ATGAAAGGCCTACTCGAACTCTTCAAGCAAGTCACCCAGGACGAGGAATTTGACGCGATCAAGATCGGGCTCGCATCGCCCGAGAAGATCCGTTCCTGGTCCTTCGGTGAAGTGAAGAAGCCGGAAACCATCAACTACCGTACGTTCAAGCCGGAACGCGACGGCCTGTTCTGCGCCCGTATCTTCGGGCCGATCAAGGATTACGAGTGCCTGTGCGGCAAGTACAAGCGCCTGAAGCATCGCGGCGTGATCTGCGAGAAATGCGGCGTTGAAGTCACGCTGTCCAAGGTGCGTCGCGAGCGCATGGCCCACATCGAGCTGGCCAGCCCGGTTGCCCACATCTGGTTCCTGAAGAGCCTGCCGAGCCGTCTGGGCATGGTGCTGGACATTCCGCTGCGCGACATCGAACGGGTGCTGTACTTCGAAGCATTCATCGTGGTCGAGCCGGGCATGACCCCGCTGAACCGCGGCCAGCTGCTGACTGAAGACGACTACTTCAACAAGGTTGAAGAGTATGGCGACGAGTTCGTCGCCATGATGGGCGCCGAAGCGGTACGCGAACTCCTGAAGGCGCTGGATGCCGATCGCGAGATCGCCACGCTGCGCCAGGAGCTCGAATCGACCGGTTCGGACACCAAGATCAAGAAGATCGCCAAGCGCCTGAAGGTGCTCGAGGCTTTCCAGAAGTCCGGCATCAAGCCCGAGTGGATGATCATGGACGTGCTGCCGGTACTGCCGCCGGAACTGCGCCCGCTGGTTCCGCTCGATGGCGGCCGCTTCGCCACGTCCGATCTGAATGACCTGTATCGCCGCGTCATCAACCGGAACAACCGTCTGAAGCGCCTGCTTGAACTGCGCGCGCCCGACATCATCGTGCGTAACGAAAAGCGCATGCTGCAGGAATCGGTCGATTCGCTGCTGGACAACGGTCGTCGCGGCAAGGCCATGACCGGCGCCAACAAGCGTCCGCTGAAGTCGCTGGCCGACATGATCAAGGGTAAGGGCGGTCGTTTCCGTCAGAACCTGTTGGGCAAGCGCGTCGACTATTCCGGCCGTTCCGTGATTACCGTGGGCCCATACCTGCGTCTGCATCAGTGCGGCCTGCCCAAGCTGATGGCGCTGGAACTGTTCAAGCCCTTCATCTTCCACAAGCTCGAAGTGCTCGGCCTCGCCACCACCATCAAGGCGGCGAAGAAGATGGTCGAATCGCAGGAAGCCGTGGTGTGGGACATCCTGGAAGACGTGATCCGCGAGCATCCGGTGCTGCTGAACCGCGCGCCGACGCTGCACCGTCTGGGCATCCAGGCGTTCGAGCCCGTGTTGATCGAAGGCAAGGCCATCCAGCTGCACCCGCTGGTTTGCGCGGCGTTCAACGCCGACTTCGACGGTGACCAGATGGCCGTCCACGTGCCGCTGTCGCTGGAAGCGCAGATGGAAGCCCGCACGCTGATGCTGGCCTCGAACAACGTGCTGTCGCCCGCCAACGGCGAGCCGATCATCGTGCCGTCGCAGGATATCGTGCTGGGCCTCTACTACATGAGCCGTGAGGCCGTGAACGGCAAGGGCGAGGGCATGAAGCTCGCTGACGTGCAGGAAGTGCATCGTGCCTACGCCAACAAGGCGGTCACGCTGCAGACCCGCGTCTCGGTACGCCTGAAGGACTGGTACAAGGACGACAACGGCGACTGGCAATACAAGCTGGTTCGCCGCGATACCACCGTTGGTCGCGCCATCCTGTCGGAAATCCTGCCGAAGGGCCTCGACTTCAGCCACATCGACAAGTCGTTGAAGAAGAAGGAAATCGGCAAGCTGATCAACGCCTCGTTCCGTCGCTGCGGCCTGAAGGACACCGTGGTGTTCGCCGACCAGCTGATGTACACCGGCTTCAGCTACTCGACCCGCGGCGGTATCTCGATCTGCGTCGACGACATGCTGGTACCGAAGGAAAAGGTCGAGTTGCTGGCTGCCGCCAACGCGGAAGTGAAGGAAATCGAGCAGCAGTACACCGCCGGTCTCGTGACCCAAGGCGAGCGCTACAACAAGGTGGTCGATATCTGGGGCCGTGCCGGTGACCAGATCGCCAAGGCCATGATGGCGCATCTGGGCAAGGAAAAGGTCGTCAACGCCGAAGGCAAGGAAGTCGACCAGGAATCGTTCAACTCGATCTATATGATGGCCGACTCGGGCGCGCGGGGCTCCGCAGCCCAGATCCGTCAGCTGGCCGGGATGCGGGGCCTGATGGCCAAACCGGATGGCTCGATCATCGAGACGCCGATTACCACCAACTTCCGCGAAGGCTTGACCGTTCTGCAGTACTTCAACTCGACGCACGGTGCCCGTAAGGGTCTGGCCGATACCGCGTTGAAGACCGCGAACTCCGGTTACCTGACGCGTCGTCTGGTCGACGTGACGCAGGATCTGGTGGTGATCGAGGACGATTGCGGTACCAAGTACGGCGTGACCATGAAGGCCGTCGTGCAAGGCGGTGACGTGATCGAAGCGCTGCGCGACCGTATCCTTGGCCGCGTGACTGCTGTCGACCTGATCGATCCGGCCTCGCAAGAGACCGTGATCGAAGCCGGCTCGCTGCTGACCGAAGAACTGGTCGACCAGATCGACGCCGTCGGTATCGACGAGGTCAAGGTCCGCACCCCGCTGACCTGCGAAACCCGCTACGGCCTGTGCGCCAAGTGCTACGGCCGTGATCTTGGTCGCGGCCATCTGGTGAACTCGGGCGAAGCGGTCGGCGTGATCGCTGCGCAGTCGATCGGTGAGCCGGGTACCCAGCTGACCATGCGGACCTTCCACATCGGTGGTGCCGCATCGCGGGCTGCTGCAGCGAGCCAGGTCGAAGCCAAGTCCAACGGCAAGGTGGCCTACAGCGACAAGATGCGCTACGTCACCAATGCCAAGGGCGAGCCGGTGGTCATCGCGCGTTCGGCCGAAGTGCTGGTGCTGGACGAGCAGGGTCGCGAGCGCGAGCGCCACAAGGTGCCGTATGGTGCCACGCTGCTGGTGAAGGATGGCGATGCGATCAAGGCCGGTACCGTGCTCGGGACCTGGGATCCGCACGCCCGCCCGATCATTACCGAGTACGCCGGTCAGGTGAAGTTCGAGAACGTCGAGGAAGGTTTCACCGTCGTCAAGCAGGTGGACGACGTGACCGGTCTGTCGACCCTGGTCGTGATCAACGTGAAGACCAAGGCCGGCGCCAAGGGTGTCCGTCCGCTGGTCAAGTTGCTCGACGAGAAGGGCGCTGAAGTCAAGCTTGCCGGTACTGAAACGCCGGTCACCATCGGCTTCCAACCGGGCGCGATTATTACCGTGAAGGATGGCCAGCAGGTCAACCCGGGTGAGGTGCTGGCGCGGATTCCGCAGGAATCGGCCAAGACCCGCGACATTACTGGCGGTTTGCCGCGCGTGGCCGAGCTGTTCGAAGCCCGTTCGCCGAAGGATGCCGGCATGCTGGCCGACATCACCGGTACCATCAGCTTCGGCAAGGAAACCAAGGGCAAGCAGCGCTTGGTGATTACCGATCCGGATGGCACGCCGCACGAATACCTGATCCCGAAGGAAAAGCACGTAATGGTGCACGAGGGGCAGGTGGTGAACCGCGGTGAAATGATCGTCGATGGCGCAATCGATCCGCACGACATCCTGCGTCTGCAGGGTATCGAGGAGCTGGCGCGCTACGTGGTCCAGGAAGTGCAGGAGGTTTATCGTCTGCAGGGCGTGAAGATCAACGACAAGCACATCGAGGTGATCGTTCGCCAGATGCTGCGTCGCGTGGTCATCACCGATGCGGGTGGTTCCGACTTCATCCAGGGCGAGCAGGTCGAGCGTGCCGAGGTGATGATCGCCAACGACAAGCTGGCTGCCGATGGCAAGGAACTGGCCAAGTTCGACAACGTGCTGTTGGGTATTACCAAGGCCTCGCTGTCGACTGACTCGTTCATCTCGGCCGCGTCGTTCCAAGAAACCACGCGCGTGCTGACCGAGGCTGCCATCATGGGCAAGGTCGACGATCTGCGCGGTCTGAAGGAAAACGTGATCGTCGGTCGTCTGATCCCTGCCGGTACGGGTCTCGCTTACCATCGCAGCCGCAAGCAGGCCGCGCCGACGCTGGAGTTCGCGAC